The following proteins are encoded in a genomic region of Streptococcus cristatus AS 1.3089:
- a CDS encoding DUF1129 domain-containing protein has translation MSQVLLDKLTKKNKEFLHIATHQLLKDGKSDEEVKAILEEIIPNILENQAKGIPARALYGAPTYWASSLTAKERYDAEHPKQNDDPKWMMLDSVLFIFGFFTVLTSIVNLASSKPSVYGMTTLVFGSIVGGLAFYALYHFVYRFYGPDTDRSQRPHLLKSILIMLVAIALWTLSIVGSSLLPDSLNPHLSNIIVAIIGGITLALRFYLKKRFNIKSATMGPAKY, from the coding sequence ATGTCACAAGTATTATTAGACAAACTAACCAAGAAAAATAAGGAATTTCTCCACATTGCTACTCATCAACTCCTCAAAGATGGCAAATCCGATGAAGAAGTGAAAGCAATCTTAGAAGAAATCATTCCAAACATTTTAGAAAACCAAGCCAAGGGTATCCCTGCCCGTGCTCTCTATGGGGCACCAACTTACTGGGCATCTTCTCTCACTGCTAAGGAGCGCTATGATGCCGAGCATCCTAAGCAAAATGATGATCCAAAATGGATGATGCTGGATTCCGTCCTCTTCATTTTCGGTTTCTTCACCGTTCTGACTTCCATCGTCAATTTAGCATCTTCTAAACCCTCTGTTTACGGCATGACGACACTTGTCTTTGGTAGTATTGTCGGCGGTCTCGCTTTCTACGCCCTCTATCATTTCGTTTACCGTTTCTACGGACCAGACACTGACCGTAGCCAACGACCACATCTACTCAAATCTATCCTTATCATGCTAGTAGCCATTGCTCTTTGGACCCTTTCAATCGTTGGTTCTAGCTTACTACCCGACTCTCTCAACCCGCATTTATCAAACATCATTGTTGCCATCATCGGAGGGATCACCCTAGCACTTCGTTTCTACCTCAAGAAACGCTTCAATATCAAGAGTGCAACCATGGGGCCAGCCAAATATTAA
- the rpsR gene encoding 30S ribosomal protein S18 — MAQQRRGGFKRRKKVDYIAANKIEYVDYKDTELLSRFVSERGKILPRRVTGTSAKNQRKVTTAIKRARVMALMPFVNED; from the coding sequence ATGGCTCAACAACGTCGTGGCGGATTCAAACGCCGTAAAAAAGTTGATTACATCGCAGCAAACAAGATTGAATATGTTGATTACAAAGATACTGAGCTTCTTAGCCGTTTCGTTTCAGAACGTGGGAAAATCCTTCCTCGTCGTGTAACAGGAACTTCAGCTAAAAACCAACGTAAAGTAACAACAGCTATCAAACGCGCTCGCGTAATGGCTTTGATGCCTTTCGTAAATGAAGACTAA
- a CDS encoding GNAT family N-acetyltransferase gives MTEALAIRKMFFEDIEGLSNAFIQQGWPGRREILKNYFLEQEAGERQVLVAVIRESLAGYITVIPLAKHGPFAGLYPELTDFNVFESFQKRGIGTALLNKAEQVAQNYSDVISLGVGLHKGYGPAQRLYVGRGYIPDGSGVWFQNQPLTPYASCENNDELVLYFSKRVK, from the coding sequence ATGACAGAAGCACTAGCCATCAGGAAGATGTTTTTTGAGGATATTGAAGGCTTATCGAATGCTTTTATCCAGCAAGGCTGGCCTGGCCGGAGAGAGATTTTAAAAAACTACTTTCTGGAGCAAGAGGCGGGTGAGCGCCAAGTTTTGGTGGCGGTTATTAGGGAATCTTTGGCTGGTTACATTACAGTTATTCCATTGGCAAAGCATGGCCCCTTTGCTGGCCTTTATCCTGAGTTAACTGATTTTAATGTTTTTGAAAGTTTCCAAAAGCGAGGAATTGGCACGGCTTTATTGAACAAAGCAGAGCAAGTGGCTCAGAATTATTCAGATGTGATCAGTTTGGGTGTTGGGCTGCATAAAGGCTATGGTCCAGCACAACGACTGTATGTAGGTCGCGGTTATATTCCAGATGGATCAGGAGTTTGGTTTCAAAATCAGCCACTCACCCCCTATGCTTCGTGCGAGAATAACGATGAGTTGGTGTTATACTTTTCAAAAAGAGTAAAATAA
- the uvrA gene encoding excinuclease ABC subunit UvrA → MQDKIVIHGARAHNLKNIDVEIPRDKLVVVTGLSGSGKSSLAFDTLYAEGQRRYVESLSAYARQFLGNMEKPDVDSIDGLSPAISIDQKTTSKNPRSTVGTATEINDYLRLLYARVGTPYCINGHGAIKASSVEQIVDKVLELPERQRLQILAPVIRKKKGQHKTVFDKIQKDGYVRVRVDGDVYDVTEVPELSKSKQHDIEVVVDRIVIKEGVRSRLFDSVEAALRIAEGYVVIDTMDGQELLFSEHYACPVCGFTVPELEPRLFSFNAPFGSCPDCDGLGVKLEVDLDVVVPEAGKTLREGALAPWNPISSNYYPQMLEQAMAAFGIDMDKPFEELTEEEKQLIFFGSDGQEFHFHYENEFGGVRDIDIPFEGVVTNINRRYHETNSDFTRTQMRTYMNELTCAACHGYRLSPQALSVKVGGEDGLHIGEISDLSIADHLEQLEKLSLTDNEATIARPILKEIHDRLTFLNNVGLNYLTLSRSAGTLSGGESQRIRLATQIGSNLSGVLYILDEPSIGLHQRDNDRLIASLKKMRDLGNTLIVVEHDEDTMREADWLIDVGPGAGVFGGEIVAAGTPAQVAKSKKSITGQYLSGKREIPVPLERRVGNGRFIEVTGAQENNLQNITARFPLGKFIAVTGVSGSGKSTLVNSILKKAIAQKLNRNSAKPGKFKKISGIEHVDRLIDIDQSPIGRTPRSNPATYTGVFDDIRDLFAKTNEAKIRGYKKGRFSFNVKGGRCEACSGDGIIKIEMHFLPDVYVACEVCHGTRYNSETLEVHYKEKNIAQVLDMTVNDAVEFFQHIPKIARKLQTIKDVGLGYVTLGQPATTLSGGEAQRMKLASELHKRSTGKSFYILDEPTTGLHTEDIARLLKVLARFVDDGNTVLVIEHNLDVIKTADHIIDLGPEGGVGGGTIIATGTPEEVAANSASYTGQYLKGKLK, encoded by the coding sequence ATGCAAGATAAAATTGTGATTCATGGAGCGCGAGCTCATAACTTAAAAAATATTGATGTAGAAATTCCGCGGGACAAGCTGGTCGTGGTGACGGGTCTGTCCGGTTCGGGCAAGTCCAGTCTGGCTTTTGACACCCTTTATGCAGAAGGGCAGCGCCGCTATGTGGAGAGTCTATCGGCCTATGCTCGGCAGTTTTTGGGCAATATGGAAAAGCCGGATGTGGACTCGATTGATGGTCTCAGCCCAGCTATTTCCATAGACCAGAAGACGACCAGTAAAAATCCTCGCTCAACAGTGGGAACAGCTACCGAAATCAATGACTACCTGCGCCTGCTCTATGCTCGTGTCGGAACGCCCTACTGTATCAACGGCCACGGAGCTATCAAGGCTTCGTCTGTCGAGCAGATTGTTGACAAAGTCTTGGAATTGCCAGAGCGTCAGCGATTGCAGATTTTAGCGCCAGTCATTCGCAAGAAAAAAGGCCAGCATAAGACCGTTTTTGACAAGATTCAGAAAGATGGTTATGTCCGGGTGCGCGTGGATGGGGATGTCTACGATGTAACGGAAGTGCCAGAGCTATCCAAGAGCAAGCAGCATGATATTGAGGTCGTGGTAGACAGAATTGTCATCAAGGAAGGGGTGCGCAGCCGTCTTTTTGACTCGGTCGAAGCTGCTCTGCGGATTGCTGAGGGTTATGTGGTGATTGACACCATGGACGGTCAAGAACTGCTCTTTTCTGAGCACTATGCCTGTCCAGTCTGCGGCTTTACGGTGCCAGAGCTAGAGCCACGCCTCTTCTCTTTCAATGCACCTTTTGGCTCCTGTCCAGACTGTGATGGTCTGGGGGTTAAGCTGGAGGTGGATCTAGATGTGGTTGTGCCAGAAGCTGGCAAGACCTTGCGCGAAGGAGCGCTAGCGCCTTGGAATCCCATCTCTTCCAACTACTACCCTCAGATGCTGGAGCAGGCCATGGCAGCCTTTGGCATTGATATGGACAAGCCTTTTGAGGAGCTGACTGAGGAAGAGAAGCAATTGATTTTCTTTGGCTCAGATGGGCAGGAGTTCCATTTCCACTATGAAAATGAATTTGGTGGCGTGCGCGATATTGACATTCCTTTTGAGGGGGTTGTCACCAATATCAACCGCCGCTACCATGAAACTAATAGTGATTTTACTCGAACGCAGATGCGGACTTATATGAACGAGCTGACCTGTGCAGCTTGTCATGGTTATCGACTCAGTCCTCAGGCCTTGTCGGTCAAGGTTGGCGGCGAAGATGGCCTGCATATCGGTGAGATTTCAGATCTGTCCATTGCAGATCACTTGGAACAGTTGGAGAAGTTGAGTCTGACTGATAATGAAGCTACTATTGCGCGGCCGATTCTCAAGGAAATTCATGACCGGCTGACCTTCCTTAATAACGTTGGCCTCAATTACCTGACCTTGTCTCGCTCGGCTGGGACTTTATCAGGAGGAGAGAGCCAGCGGATTCGTTTGGCGACCCAGATTGGTTCCAATCTAAGTGGCGTCCTCTATATCCTGGACGAGCCCTCTATTGGCTTGCACCAGCGTGATAATGACCGTCTAATTGCCAGCCTCAAGAAGATGCGTGACCTAGGCAATACCCTCATCGTAGTTGAGCACGATGAGGACACCATGCGGGAGGCTGATTGGCTGATTGATGTGGGACCAGGAGCCGGTGTTTTCGGCGGTGAAATCGTCGCAGCCGGTACTCCTGCGCAAGTAGCTAAGAGTAAGAAGTCTATCACAGGCCAATACCTGTCAGGCAAGCGCGAGATCCCAGTACCATTGGAACGCCGTGTAGGCAATGGACGCTTTATCGAAGTGACAGGTGCTCAGGAAAATAATCTGCAGAATATCACGGCTAGATTCCCCTTGGGTAAATTCATTGCTGTGACAGGAGTTTCTGGGTCTGGTAAGTCAACGCTAGTCAACTCTATCCTTAAAAAGGCCATTGCACAAAAACTCAACCGCAATTCTGCTAAACCAGGTAAGTTCAAGAAAATCAGCGGCATTGAGCATGTGGACCGCTTGATTGATATTGACCAAAGTCCAATTGGCCGGACACCGCGCTCTAATCCGGCTACTTATACTGGAGTCTTTGACGACATTCGCGATCTGTTTGCCAAGACCAATGAAGCCAAGATTCGCGGCTACAAGAAAGGCCGTTTCAGCTTTAATGTCAAGGGCGGTCGCTGTGAGGCCTGCTCGGGTGATGGGATTATCAAGATTGAGATGCACTTCCTGCCTGACGTCTATGTGGCCTGTGAGGTCTGCCACGGCACCCGCTATAATAGCGAGACTCTGGAAGTTCACTACAAGGAGAAGAATATCGCTCAGGTACTGGATATGACGGTCAATGATGCCGTGGAATTCTTCCAGCATATTCCCAAGATTGCCCGCAAACTCCAGACCATCAAGGATGTGGGACTAGGCTATGTGACTCTAGGGCAGCCAGCCACGACCTTGTCAGGTGGTGAAGCCCAGCGGATGAAGCTGGCTAGCGAGCTTCACAAGCGCTCGACTGGTAAGTCCTTCTATATCTTGGATGAGCCGACGACAGGGCTTCATACAGAGGACATTGCGCGTTTGCTCAAGGTTTTAGCTCGCTTCGTGGACGATGGCAATACAGTCCTCGTCATTGAGCACAATTTGGACGTTATCAAGACAGCTGATCATATCATCGACCTAGGACCAGAAGGCGGTGTCGGTGGTGGAACCATCATTGCCACGGGGACACCGGAAGAAGTCGCTGCTAATTCAGCCAGCTATACCGGCCAGTACTTGAAAGGCAAGCTGAAATAA
- the fni gene encoding type 2 isopentenyl-diphosphate Delta-isomerase — protein MSQSRKDDHINYALEQPLGYNSFDDIELIHCSLPAYDLAEIDLSTHFAGRDWDFPFYINAMTGGSPKGREINEKLAKVAEACGILFVTGSYSAALKNPDDDSYAVAKDKSSLLLASNIGLDKPVAAGLQTVSDLKPLFLQLHVNVMQELLMPEGERTFRAWKQHLEAYGKDFPVPLVLKEVGFGMDRKTIEEAQALGISTFDISGRGGTSFAYIENRRSGQRDYLNGWGQTTGQALLAAQDWVDKVELLASGGIRHPLDMVKALVLGAKAVGLSRTMLDLVVKHPVEEVIAIVNGWKEELGLLMCALSCRNLQELRSVPYLLYGRLKEGAEQVQ, from the coding sequence ATGAGCCAAAGTCGTAAAGATGATCATATCAACTACGCCCTAGAACAGCCGCTTGGCTACAATAGCTTTGATGATATAGAATTGATTCATTGCTCTTTGCCAGCCTATGATTTGGCCGAGATTGATTTATCAACTCATTTCGCTGGTCGTGATTGGGATTTTCCCTTTTATATCAATGCTATGACAGGTGGAAGTCCAAAAGGGCGAGAAATCAATGAAAAACTAGCTAAGGTGGCAGAGGCCTGTGGCATCCTCTTTGTGACAGGTTCTTACAGTGCCGCTCTGAAAAATCCAGATGATGATTCTTATGCTGTGGCAAAGGATAAGTCTAGCCTACTCTTGGCCAGCAATATCGGTCTTGATAAACCAGTAGCAGCAGGCTTGCAGACGGTGTCGGATTTGAAACCTTTGTTTCTCCAGCTACATGTCAATGTCATGCAAGAATTGCTAATGCCTGAGGGAGAGCGGACTTTCAGAGCTTGGAAGCAGCATCTGGAAGCCTATGGAAAAGATTTTCCAGTTCCCCTTGTCCTCAAAGAAGTGGGCTTTGGTATGGATCGGAAGACGATTGAGGAGGCTCAGGCATTAGGTATTTCAACCTTTGATATTTCTGGTCGTGGTGGAACGAGTTTTGCCTATATTGAAAATCGGCGGAGCGGTCAGCGAGACTATCTCAACGGTTGGGGGCAGACCACAGGCCAAGCCTTGCTGGCAGCACAGGACTGGGTGGACAAGGTGGAGCTGCTGGCTAGTGGAGGCATTCGCCATCCTCTAGACATGGTTAAAGCCTTGGTTCTGGGTGCAAAGGCAGTTGGTCTATCTCGGACTATGTTAGACTTGGTTGTAAAACATCCAGTCGAAGAGGTCATTGCTATCGTAAACGGCTGGAAAGAAGAGTTAGGTCTATTGATGTGCGCCTTGTCCTGCCGTAACCTTCAAGAATTAAGATCCGTTCCCTATCTGCTCTATGGCCGCTTAAAAGAAGGAGCTGAACAGGTGCAATAA
- a CDS encoding magnesium transporter CorA family protein: protein MKQVFLSTTTEFKEIDTLESGTWINMVNPSQNESLEIANAFGIDIADLRAPLDAEEMSRVTIEDDYTLIIVDVPITEERNNQTYYVTIPLGIIITEDAIITTCLEKLPLLDIFINRQLRNFYTFMRSRFIFQILYRNAELYLTALRSIDRKSEQIESQLHQSTRNEELIELMELEKTIVYFKASLKTNERVIKKLTSATSNIKKYLEDEDLLEDTLIETQQAIEMADIYGNILHSMTDTFASIISNNQNNVMKTLALVTVVMSIPTMLFSAYGMNFKDNELPLNGEPHAFWIIMFIAFALSGSLTLYLFHKNYSNHQKGPPCHKYY from the coding sequence ATGAAACAAGTATTTTTATCAACAACAACCGAATTCAAGGAAATTGATACACTTGAATCGGGAACTTGGATCAATATGGTCAATCCTTCCCAGAATGAATCTTTAGAAATCGCAAATGCTTTTGGCATTGATATTGCTGACTTACGAGCACCACTCGATGCCGAGGAAATGTCTCGGGTTACCATCGAAGATGACTACACCTTGATTATCGTGGATGTGCCCATCACAGAGGAACGGAATAACCAGACTTACTATGTCACCATCCCGCTTGGTATTATCATCACGGAAGATGCCATCATCACGACCTGCTTGGAAAAATTGCCCCTGCTCGATATTTTCATCAATCGACAACTGCGCAACTTTTACACTTTCATGCGATCACGTTTTATCTTTCAGATTCTCTACCGCAATGCCGAGCTCTATCTGACGGCCCTGCGTTCCATTGACCGTAAGAGCGAGCAGATTGAGAGCCAATTGCACCAGTCGACTCGAAATGAAGAACTGATTGAGCTCATGGAGTTGGAAAAAACCATCGTCTATTTCAAGGCTTCCCTCAAAACCAACGAGCGCGTGATCAAAAAATTGACCAGTGCCACCAGCAATATCAAAAAATATCTGGAAGATGAGGACTTGCTGGAAGACACCCTGATTGAGACCCAGCAGGCCATTGAGATGGCTGATATTTATGGAAACATCCTCCACAGCATGACAGATACTTTTGCGTCCATCATTTCCAACAACCAGAACAATGTCATGAAGACACTGGCCTTAGTAACCGTTGTTATGTCCATCCCGACCATGCTCTTCTCAGCCTATGGGATGAACTTCAAAGATAATGAACTACCTCTAAATGGTGAGCCCCATGCCTTCTGGATTATCATGTTTATCGCCTTTGCTCTGAGCGGCTCTCTAACCCTCTACCTCTTCCATAAAAATTATTCTAACCACCAGAAAGGACCACCATGTCACAAGTATTATTAG
- the rpsF gene encoding 30S ribosomal protein S6 yields the protein MAKYEILYIIRPNIEEEAKNALVARFDSILTDNGATVVESKDWEKRRLAYEIQDFREGLYHIVNVEANNDAALKEFDRLSKINADILRHMIVKLDA from the coding sequence ATGGCTAAATACGAAATTCTTTATATTATTCGTCCAAACATTGAAGAAGAAGCTAAAAACGCTTTGGTAGCACGCTTTGACTCTATCTTGACTGACAACGGTGCAACTGTTGTTGAATCAAAAGACTGGGAAAAACGTCGTCTTGCATACGAAATCCAAGATTTCCGTGAAGGACTTTACCACATCGTTAACGTTGAAGCAAACAACGATGCAGCTCTTAAAGAGTTTGACCGTCTTTCAAAAATCAACGCTGACATTCTTCGTCACATGATCGTCAAACTTGACGCTTAA
- a CDS encoding single-stranded DNA-binding protein, whose translation MINNVVLVGRMTRDAELRYTPQNQAVATFTLAVNRNFKNQSGEREADFINVVIWRQQAENLANWAKKGALIGITGRIQTRNYDNQQGQRVYVTEVVADNFQLLESRASREGQASAGFGGGGFGGNSAPSYGSADSFNQVPNFSRDESPFGNSNPMDISDDDLPF comes from the coding sequence ATGATTAATAACGTTGTACTTGTGGGACGTATGACCCGTGATGCTGAACTTCGCTATACACCGCAGAACCAAGCGGTCGCAACCTTTACTCTAGCTGTTAATCGCAACTTTAAAAATCAAAGTGGTGAGCGTGAAGCGGACTTTATCAATGTTGTTATCTGGCGTCAGCAGGCAGAAAATCTTGCTAATTGGGCCAAAAAAGGCGCTCTAATCGGAATTACTGGTCGCATTCAGACTCGTAACTACGACAATCAGCAAGGCCAGCGTGTCTATGTCACAGAAGTCGTTGCAGACAACTTCCAGCTTCTGGAAAGTCGTGCAAGCCGTGAAGGGCAGGCTTCAGCTGGCTTTGGTGGCGGTGGCTTCGGTGGAAATTCTGCACCAAGCTATGGAAGTGCTGACTCATTCAACCAAGTACCGAATTTTTCTCGTGATGAAAGCCCATTTGGCAATTCAAATCCAATGGACATTTCAGACGATGATTTACCATTCTAA